One segment of Corynebacterium caspium DSM 44850 DNA contains the following:
- a CDS encoding M18 family aminopeptidase → MALQNLAKHSQDLIDFIAASPSSYHAAFNVGQRCLELGFQPQDETKPWDARPGGHFLIRSGAVVAWYIPPTAGPQSAFRIIGSHTDSPGLMVKPQPEFSQAGFQQLAVEVYGGPILHSWFDRELTVAGQLVLHDGSTRLANTGPVGRIPNLAIHLYRQDEFTADRQTHLQPVLCTTAKNGSFMQLVADSAGVSPTDIAAFNLITADAQRGEIFGAKSEFLAAGRLDNLSSVFASLEALSLAVADYEGQNILVMAAFDHEEVGSASRTGAGGPLLSDVLQRTARALGADEEQRYQMLARSSCVSADAAHSVHPNYSAKHDPTHHPVLGGGVVLKINANQRYASEATTAAIWRKACAEAAVPVQDFVSNNAVPCGSTIGPITATRLGIPTVDVGVPLLSMHSAREMLALQDELWFSQALHAYLLS, encoded by the coding sequence ATGGCATTGCAAAATTTGGCGAAACACTCACAGGATCTCATTGATTTCATTGCGGCGAGTCCTTCTTCCTATCACGCGGCCTTTAACGTGGGCCAGCGCTGCCTGGAACTAGGCTTTCAGCCTCAAGATGAAACCAAACCTTGGGATGCACGCCCTGGGGGTCATTTCCTAATTCGAAGTGGAGCGGTTGTAGCCTGGTATATTCCGCCAACTGCAGGTCCGCAAAGTGCTTTTCGAATCATTGGTTCACATACAGACTCTCCAGGTTTAATGGTTAAACCACAGCCGGAATTTAGCCAAGCTGGATTTCAGCAATTAGCCGTAGAGGTTTATGGTGGACCAATTTTGCATAGTTGGTTTGATAGAGAACTAACTGTGGCCGGGCAGCTGGTCTTACATGACGGCTCCACTCGTTTAGCTAATACTGGTCCGGTGGGGCGCATTCCTAATTTGGCCATACATCTTTATCGCCAAGATGAATTCACCGCTGATCGCCAGACACATCTGCAGCCAGTATTGTGCACTACAGCCAAAAATGGCTCTTTTATGCAGCTAGTGGCCGATTCTGCCGGAGTTTCTCCAACAGATATCGCAGCTTTTAATCTCATCACTGCAGATGCCCAACGCGGGGAAATATTTGGGGCTAAATCAGAATTCCTAGCTGCTGGTCGCCTGGATAATCTCAGTTCGGTATTTGCCAGTTTAGAAGCGTTGAGCCTGGCAGTAGCAGATTATGAGGGCCAAAATATTTTGGTGATGGCAGCCTTTGATCATGAAGAAGTAGGTTCAGCCTCACGCACCGGGGCAGGCGGTCCCTTGCTAAGTGATGTTTTACAGCGTACCGCCAGAGCCTTGGGGGCAGATGAAGAACAACGCTATCAAATGCTAGCCAGATCTAGCTGTGTTTCTGCAGATGCCGCCCACAGCGTGCATCCTAATTACAGTGCTAAACATGATCCCACGCACCACCCAGTTTTAGGCGGGGGAGTAGTCCTTAAAATTAACGCTAACCAACGCTATGCCTCTGAAGCTACTACTGCAGCAATATGGCGGAAAGCCTGTGCCGAAGCGGCAGTGCCAGTGCAGGATTTTGTCAGCAATAATGCGGTGCCATGTGGTTCTACTATCGGCCCAATTACGGCAACCCGCTTAGGTATTCCCACTGTGGATGTAGGGGTGCCGCTTTTATCGATGCACTCAGCTCGGGAAATGCTAGCCCTCCAAGATGAACTATGGTTCAGCCAAGCACTTCATGCATACTTACTCAGTTAA
- a CDS encoding TetR/AcrR family transcriptional regulator, which yields MASNNVQPPGLGRRDKIIDAALECIMSYGVAGLTLRLVADRAGVALGSIGYYFDDKDGLLSAAFKCFTMRSAKQFADYYDSVCSLEEARAATVRMLSDSASSRTQIILGSELYSLSLRRPRHRIVLSNWTQNCRAVMARYFDEDTTFILDALYEGVLLHRTMKLGEYNDDRIARAVERLTPAESYIGPQAI from the coding sequence ATGGCCTCAAATAATGTGCAACCACCTGGTTTAGGACGTCGCGATAAGATCATCGATGCAGCCCTTGAGTGCATCATGTCCTATGGCGTAGCTGGCTTAACACTTAGGCTTGTCGCTGACCGCGCAGGGGTTGCACTGGGGTCAATAGGTTATTATTTTGACGATAAAGATGGCCTTTTAAGCGCTGCATTTAAGTGTTTTACGATGCGCTCTGCCAAACAGTTTGCAGATTATTATGATTCTGTGTGTTCATTAGAAGAAGCCCGGGCAGCCACTGTTCGAATGCTCAGTGATTCCGCTTCTTCGCGCACCCAGATAATTCTAGGAAGCGAACTATATTCGCTTTCTCTACGACGCCCCCGCCACCGTATTGTTTTATCCAATTGGACTCAAAACTGTCGCGCAGTGATGGCGCGCTATTTTGATGAAGATACCACTTTTATTTTAGATGCCCTCTATGAAGGCGTTTTGCTGCATCGCACCATGAAATTAGGTGAATATAACGATGATCGCATCGCCCGAGCAGTTGAAAGATTAACACCTGCAGAGTCTTATATTGGACCGCAGGCAATTTAA
- a CDS encoding formate--tetrahydrofolate ligase, translating to MNPDAEIAYAHNLVPIAEIAEKAGIPAAALVPYGHTKAKVIPELLPNPVAADPSAARGSLVLVTGISPTAAGEGKSTVLIGLADALNLEGKKAMVAVREPSLGPVLGRKGGATGGGYAQVVPMEDINIHFTGDMHAITAATNSLAALIDNHIFQGNALGIDPENITWQRCLDVNDRALRQITTATGAKTGFTITAASEIMAIICLATDLADLQKRVGAITIGFDFSGQPVTVDQLGVTDALIMLLRDALRPNLVQTLGGTPAFIHGGPFANIAHGCSSLIATKAALQISDVVVTEAGFGADLGAEKFFDIAAREGGLQTSVAVVVASIRSLKLNGGADKEELSTENVAALKRGIVNLERHVENVRRFGVEPVVALNLFSADHLAEREFMGQWAQEHQVPFHEVSVWANGGAGARELARTVIELSKREATSHTLYAPDAPLEEAINTVATEIYGAAKVEYSELALTQLAQLQAQGLDKLPVCISKTPFSFSDDPSQLGAPTGHTLHVRELIARTGAGFVVALTGTVLTMPGLPPQPAANGITINTDSGQVSGLF from the coding sequence ATGAATCCCGATGCTGAGATCGCATACGCACATAATCTTGTACCTATTGCTGAAATAGCTGAGAAAGCCGGTATACCTGCCGCAGCTCTCGTACCTTATGGCCACACTAAAGCCAAGGTTATTCCGGAGCTTCTTCCAAACCCCGTTGCCGCAGATCCTTCTGCAGCGCGGGGTTCTTTGGTACTAGTTACCGGAATCTCTCCTACAGCGGCTGGAGAAGGCAAATCCACAGTTTTAATTGGATTGGCTGATGCTTTGAACCTTGAAGGAAAAAAGGCCATGGTCGCGGTACGCGAACCTTCCTTGGGCCCAGTATTGGGCCGTAAAGGTGGGGCTACAGGCGGTGGCTATGCCCAGGTAGTTCCGATGGAAGATATTAATATCCACTTCACCGGAGATATGCATGCCATCACTGCCGCGACAAACTCCCTGGCAGCTTTAATTGATAACCATATTTTCCAAGGAAATGCCCTTGGAATTGATCCGGAAAATATAACTTGGCAGCGCTGCCTAGACGTCAATGATCGCGCCCTGCGCCAAATCACCACTGCTACAGGTGCTAAAACTGGATTCACCATCACCGCTGCAAGTGAAATTATGGCCATTATTTGTTTAGCTACAGATCTTGCGGATCTGCAAAAACGCGTTGGCGCTATAACTATTGGTTTTGATTTCTCCGGGCAGCCAGTAACTGTGGACCAACTAGGGGTCACCGATGCTTTAATAATGCTGCTCAGAGACGCTTTGCGACCCAATCTGGTACAAACTTTGGGAGGAACCCCGGCATTTATTCACGGCGGTCCTTTTGCAAATATCGCCCATGGCTGCAGTTCCCTAATCGCTACTAAGGCTGCTTTACAGATTTCAGATGTAGTAGTTACTGAAGCCGGATTCGGGGCAGACCTCGGTGCTGAAAAATTCTTCGATATTGCAGCTAGAGAAGGCGGCCTGCAAACTTCTGTAGCCGTAGTGGTGGCTTCTATTCGCTCCCTGAAATTAAATGGTGGTGCTGATAAAGAAGAGTTGAGTACCGAAAACGTAGCTGCTTTAAAGCGGGGCATCGTAAATCTGGAACGGCACGTGGAAAATGTGCGTCGTTTTGGTGTAGAACCCGTAGTCGCTTTAAATCTGTTTTCTGCTGATCATCTTGCCGAACGCGAATTTATGGGGCAGTGGGCACAAGAACACCAGGTACCTTTCCATGAGGTTTCAGTCTGGGCCAATGGTGGTGCCGGAGCTCGGGAATTAGCTCGTACCGTTATTGAACTGAGCAAGCGGGAAGCTACCTCCCATACGCTATATGCTCCGGATGCTCCCCTGGAAGAGGCTATTAATACTGTGGCCACCGAAATTTATGGGGCTGCCAAAGTGGAGTACTCCGAACTAGCACTTACCCAACTTGCGCAGCTTCAGGCCCAAGGTTTGGATAAATTGCCGGTATGTATTTCCAAGACACCGTTTTCTTTCAGTGATGACCCTAGCCAATTAGGCGCGCCAACTGGACATACCTTACATGTGCGCGAATTAATAGCGCGCACGGGAGCAGGATTTGTGGTAGCCCTAACTGGAACAGTGCTCACGATGCCAGGATTACCGCCGCAACCTGCCGCAAATGGCATCACTATTAATACCGACAGTGGACAAGTAAGCGGACTTTTCTAA
- a CDS encoding tRNA (adenine-N1)-methyltransferase, protein MAYSGPFKYGDRVQLTDAKRRHYTLVLKEGAQFHSHKGIVDHDAIVGLDEGSVIKSTMGGDFLLFRHLMVDHVLSMPRGAAVIYPKDSAQILVEGDIFMGARVLEAGAGSGALSMALLRAVGPEGKVFSYEIRDDHLQYALANVQDYFGETPSWWEPRLGDLGEVTTADLDGPVDRIVLDMLAPWEHLETVRDLLIPGGVFMTYVATVPQLMKVMEGIRELKCFTEPRAWESLVRDWKVEGLATRPEHRMNAHTAFLIWTRRLADGVTPPRPQRRGRK, encoded by the coding sequence ATGGCCTATTCAGGTCCGTTTAAATATGGTGATCGAGTGCAGCTAACTGATGCTAAACGCCGGCACTATACCCTGGTTCTAAAAGAAGGGGCCCAATTCCACTCGCATAAAGGAATTGTGGATCACGATGCCATTGTGGGCCTGGATGAAGGTTCCGTAATTAAATCCACTATGGGCGGAGATTTTCTACTTTTCCGCCATCTAATGGTGGATCATGTACTCTCCATGCCGCGCGGTGCAGCAGTAATCTACCCTAAAGATTCAGCCCAAATCCTGGTTGAAGGAGATATCTTTATGGGTGCCAGAGTCTTAGAAGCTGGCGCCGGTTCCGGGGCGCTGTCAATGGCACTACTGCGCGCTGTTGGCCCGGAAGGAAAAGTATTTTCCTATGAAATTCGCGATGACCATCTCCAATATGCCCTTGCTAATGTGCAGGATTATTTTGGGGAAACCCCTAGCTGGTGGGAGCCACGCCTTGGGGATCTAGGAGAGGTAACTACTGCGGATTTAGACGGTCCAGTTGATCGTATTGTGCTAGATATGTTAGCCCCTTGGGAGCATTTGGAAACGGTGCGCGATCTGCTAATCCCAGGCGGGGTATTTATGACTTATGTGGCTACCGTACCGCAATTAATGAAGGTCATGGAAGGTATTCGGGAGCTAAAATGCTTTACAGAACCGCGAGCCTGGGAATCCCTTGTTAGGGATTGGAAAGTAGAAGGTTTAGCTACTCGTCCAGAACACCGGATGAATGCGCATACGGCCTTTTTGATCTGGACTCGCAGGTTAGCCGATGGGGTAACCCCACCGCGCCCGCAACGTCGTGGCCGGAAATAA
- a CDS encoding molybdopterin-dependent oxidoreductase → MLAEFPVWLRIEHFVNILFVTLFIRSGIEILGTFPKLHRSIHTPLGRQWAQFTIKEKRKRKYFPVAGEYDDYSPIISLPGRGDLGQGRYWHFISVMGWLVMLAIYWVLLLVTGQWRRYVPESLDTFRQAGEDILSYLAFQIPDHMEGYAFNAVQQLSYGFVILVLPLWMIITGFLQSPAVNNHFARFSRLLGGRQVIRTLHFWGLFAYIVFIFIHVGMVIAHGYGQEVSKMVFGHNREPLTGGIIFTIGLLLIIGFHIWATFTSLNQPKKIEKLHNLIVRPLTRALRKLPSRQYTYADGEVTQAPHHRASGMPPSTLQYMALVCNDFEDDYVLEIGGLVENPMRLTLRDIRELAQGHKQNTVHHCVQGFSSVGSWDGLPLPKLLELVKPLPGATDVVVHSFQNMTRDDDVYNGSFYYDSMPMEEAVQPQSLIAVGYAGDELPIKNGAPLRLRLETSTGFRSAKWLDRIEVVNRFDIIGNGNGGFFEDTGSYDRLQTL, encoded by the coding sequence ATGCTCGCGGAATTTCCTGTTTGGCTTAGAATTGAACACTTTGTAAATATCTTATTTGTCACTTTATTTATTCGCAGTGGCATTGAGATTCTGGGGACTTTTCCAAAATTGCACCGTTCCATTCACACCCCGCTGGGTCGGCAATGGGCGCAATTTACTATTAAAGAAAAACGTAAACGCAAGTATTTCCCCGTCGCTGGCGAATACGATGATTACAGCCCGATTATTTCCCTTCCTGGCCGTGGCGATCTTGGCCAGGGTAGATATTGGCACTTCATTTCCGTAATGGGATGGCTAGTAATGCTAGCTATTTATTGGGTATTACTGCTGGTAACCGGGCAATGGCGGCGTTATGTTCCTGAAAGCTTAGATACTTTCCGACAAGCCGGAGAAGATATTCTTAGTTATTTAGCTTTCCAGATTCCTGATCATATGGAAGGTTATGCCTTTAATGCGGTACAGCAGTTGTCCTATGGCTTTGTGATTTTGGTGCTCCCGCTTTGGATGATTATTACCGGTTTCTTGCAGTCTCCAGCAGTTAATAACCATTTTGCGCGTTTTTCGCGTTTACTTGGCGGACGCCAGGTCATTCGCACCTTGCACTTCTGGGGTCTTTTTGCCTATATCGTTTTCATCTTTATCCACGTAGGCATGGTTATTGCCCATGGTTATGGCCAAGAAGTATCCAAGATGGTATTTGGACACAACCGGGAGCCACTAACTGGCGGCATTATTTTCACCATCGGATTGCTGCTAATTATTGGCTTCCATATTTGGGCTACCTTTACTTCCTTAAACCAGCCTAAGAAGATCGAAAAGCTTCACAACCTCATTGTTCGTCCGCTTACTCGCGCCCTACGCAAGCTGCCATCTCGGCAATATACCTACGCCGATGGGGAAGTTACCCAAGCACCGCATCACCGTGCTTCAGGTATGCCACCTTCTACTTTGCAATATATGGCTTTGGTTTGTAATGACTTCGAAGATGACTATGTGCTGGAGATAGGTGGGCTAGTAGAAAATCCGATGCGCCTGACCTTGAGAGATATTCGAGAACTTGCCCAAGGACATAAGCAAAATACTGTGCACCACTGTGTGCAGGGATTTTCCTCAGTAGGATCTTGGGATGGCTTGCCACTTCCAAAACTGCTCGAATTAGTTAAGCCACTTCCAGGGGCTACCGATGTAGTGGTGCATAGTTTCCAAAATATGACTCGCGATGATGACGTCTATAACGGTTCCTTCTATTACGACTCCATGCCGATGGAGGAAGCTGTGCAGCCACAATCTTTGATTGCGGTGGGCTATGCCGGCGATGAACTTCCGATAAAAAATGGCGCACCTTTGCGCCTACGTTTGGAAACCTCTACGGGATTCCGCTCTGCTAAGTGGCTAGATCGCATCGAGGTAGTTAATCGCTTTGACATTATTGGTAATGGCAATGGTGGCTTCTTTGAAGACACCGGTAGCTACGATCGTCTGCAAACCCTCTAG
- the aspA gene encoding aspartate ammonia-lyase, which yields MPNQDLQKTRTETDLLGSLEVPVEAYYGIHTVRAINNFPISRTTINDYPEFIRGMAQVKKATAIANNQLKTLPVEKARPIIWACDQIIEHGRCLDQFPINAFQGGAGTSLNMNANEVIANLALEYLGEEKGAYGVINPNDDVNMAQSTNDAYPTGLKLGIHARFQPLLLAITEIVAALETKGEEFQDVLKMGRTQLQDAVPMSLGAEFKGFAHTLGKDIELLKSAADALLEVNLGATAIGTGLNTPTGFVAAVTAALAEVTGLPITSAPDLIEATSDCGGYVHAHGVLKRFALKLSKICNDLRLLSSGPTAGLGEINLPERQAGSSIMPGKVNPVIPEVVNQVCFKIMGNDVTVSAAAEAGQLQLNVMEPVIAQAIFESLEILTNALNILREYCIDGITANIEVCEQYVRNSIGTVTYLNPFIGHSWGDRIAREALQTGKAVTELVLEKGLLPESQLAEVMDKHNLMYPSFNGITFPDDPGL from the coding sequence GTGCCTAATCAAGATCTTCAAAAAACTCGTACAGAAACTGATCTCTTGGGCTCCCTTGAGGTTCCCGTGGAGGCCTACTATGGCATCCATACAGTGCGGGCGATAAATAACTTTCCGATATCTCGAACCACCATCAATGATTACCCGGAGTTCATTCGGGGTATGGCCCAAGTTAAAAAAGCCACGGCAATTGCCAATAACCAGCTAAAGACTTTGCCGGTTGAAAAGGCCCGCCCAATTATCTGGGCCTGTGACCAAATAATTGAGCACGGCCGGTGCCTGGATCAATTCCCAATTAATGCTTTCCAGGGTGGGGCTGGGACTTCTCTAAATATGAATGCCAATGAAGTCATTGCCAATCTGGCTTTGGAATATCTTGGGGAGGAAAAAGGAGCCTACGGGGTTATCAACCCTAATGATGATGTAAATATGGCTCAGTCCACTAATGATGCTTATCCAACTGGTCTTAAATTAGGTATTCATGCGCGTTTCCAACCCTTGCTGCTAGCGATTACAGAAATTGTGGCCGCATTGGAAACTAAAGGAGAAGAATTCCAAGATGTCCTAAAGATGGGACGCACGCAGCTCCAAGATGCAGTTCCGATGTCTTTGGGCGCAGAATTTAAAGGTTTTGCGCACACGCTAGGCAAAGATATTGAGCTTCTAAAATCAGCTGCAGATGCCTTGCTGGAAGTAAATTTAGGGGCTACTGCCATTGGAACTGGGCTAAATACTCCAACAGGTTTCGTAGCTGCGGTCACGGCTGCTCTTGCAGAGGTTACGGGGCTGCCGATAACCAGCGCTCCAGATCTAATTGAGGCGACTTCAGACTGTGGCGGATATGTGCACGCCCATGGGGTCCTCAAGCGGTTTGCCTTAAAGCTTTCTAAAATTTGTAATGATTTACGCTTGCTTTCCTCTGGTCCCACTGCTGGTTTGGGGGAAATCAATTTGCCGGAGCGCCAAGCTGGTTCTTCGATTATGCCCGGCAAAGTTAATCCGGTAATTCCGGAGGTAGTAAACCAAGTTTGCTTCAAAATTATGGGCAATGATGTCACGGTATCTGCGGCCGCAGAAGCAGGCCAGTTACAACTCAACGTGATGGAACCAGTTATTGCCCAAGCTATTTTTGAATCCCTAGAGATCCTCACCAATGCGCTTAATATTTTGCGGGAATACTGCATTGATGGCATAACCGCCAATATCGAGGTCTGTGAACAATATGTGCGCAATTCGATAGGGACGGTAACTTATCTCAATCCCTTTATTGGGCACAGTTGGGGCGATCGCATTGCCCGAGAAGCCCTGCAAACTGGCAAGGCAGTTACCGAACTTGTACTTGAAAAAGGCTTATTACCAGAATCTCAACTAGCAGAGGTTATGGATAAACATAATCTCATGTATCCGAGTTTTAATGGCATTACTTTCCCAGATGATCCTGGTCTTTAG
- a CDS encoding undecaprenyl-diphosphate phosphatase produces MSWMQVIVLSLVQGLTEFLPVSSSGHLRIFSELFWGIDAGASFTAVVQLGTEAAVLVYFARDIYSIASGWLKGLFNKEARNFEYRMGWMVIIGTLPVALVGYFGRHLIRDSLRSLWITAIVLVAFSLVFILAEKLGTKKRNYEELTMRDAVLMGLAQCLALIPGVSRSGGTISAGLFLGLSREVAARFSFLLAIPAVLASGLFSLPDAFNPEFGQSASALQLGVGTLIAFVVGYGAIAWLLKFISKHSFSWFAAYRIPVGIAVLGLLATGSIAAY; encoded by the coding sequence GTACAAGGTCTAACAGAATTTCTGCCAGTGAGCTCTTCTGGGCACTTGCGTATCTTCTCTGAACTTTTTTGGGGAATCGATGCCGGAGCTTCTTTTACCGCGGTAGTGCAATTAGGTACTGAGGCCGCAGTTCTGGTCTATTTTGCGCGAGATATTTATAGCATTGCTAGCGGTTGGCTAAAAGGGCTATTTAATAAGGAAGCTCGCAATTTTGAGTATCGCATGGGATGGATGGTCATTATTGGAACCCTCCCGGTGGCCTTAGTTGGATATTTTGGGAGACACCTCATCCGCGATAGCCTGCGCTCACTATGGATCACTGCCATTGTTTTAGTGGCTTTTTCACTGGTATTTATCTTGGCTGAAAAATTGGGCACCAAAAAGCGCAATTATGAGGAATTAACCATGCGCGATGCAGTGCTAATGGGCTTGGCGCAGTGCTTAGCCTTGATTCCGGGGGTATCTCGCTCCGGCGGTACGATCTCCGCAGGCTTATTCTTAGGACTATCTCGCGAGGTCGCTGCCCGTTTTAGTTTCCTATTAGCTATTCCAGCAGTACTAGCCTCCGGCCTATTTTCCTTGCCAGATGCCTTCAATCCTGAGTTTGGGCAATCCGCAAGTGCTTTACAACTAGGTGTAGGAACCTTAATTGCCTTTGTAGTTGGTTATGGTGCTATTGCTTGGCTGCTTAAATTTATTTCCAAGCATTCTTTCTCCTGGTTTGCGGCATATCGGATCCCCGTTGGTATCGCAGTGCTGGGATTATTAGCTACCGGCTCAATCGCAGCCTATTAA
- a CDS encoding CBU_0592 family membrane protein, whose protein sequence is MMLTYASQIGIASGVLFVVAYGLLNLRLVKADSYFYQGINFLGALGFTYTAIKPFNPGLFITEVVWAIVALLGCLKIMNTMRKRQSAKAKN, encoded by the coding sequence ATGATGTTGACATATGCAAGCCAAATCGGGATTGCATCCGGCGTACTATTCGTAGTTGCCTATGGCCTGCTGAACTTGAGGCTCGTTAAAGCTGATTCTTATTTCTACCAGGGGATTAACTTCCTTGGCGCGCTAGGATTTACCTATACCGCCATTAAGCCTTTTAACCCAGGCCTATTTATTACTGAAGTAGTTTGGGCTATTGTTGCATTGCTTGGCTGCTTAAAGATTATGAACACCATGCGTAAGCGGCAAAGTGCAAAGGCTAAAAATTAG
- a CDS encoding CBU_0592 family membrane protein → MSPMVIFGLIASVALLFAFAMLNLGKWTIDDYAYQISNFVGAGFLTASAFNPFNSGVFYTELIWSLIGLYGIVKIYLNRRAAAQQPATAELR, encoded by the coding sequence ATGTCACCCATGGTGATCTTCGGACTTATTGCATCCGTTGCGCTACTTTTTGCCTTTGCTATGTTAAATCTTGGCAAATGGACTATCGATGATTATGCCTACCAGATAAGCAATTTCGTTGGTGCTGGTTTCCTAACTGCATCTGCTTTCAACCCCTTTAACTCCGGAGTTTTCTACACGGAACTTATCTGGTCCCTGATTGGCCTGTATGGAATTGTCAAGATTTATCTAAATCGTCGTGCTGCTGCTCAGCAGCCTGCTACCGCTGAATTGCGCTAG
- the arc gene encoding proteasome ATPase, whose amino-acid sequence MSESSFAERRPNPESSTVITTTSAELKRLNRALRARNSKLSDLLQASRDKLAELQNQIEALGQPPSTYGVYLERSSDGTSAEIFTNGRHMRVPVSPAISRADLVPGVEVRLGANLQILEVADFINTGLMGTVVEPLDAKRLIIADSTGEQRILKLAGSLTAPGAIEAKAGDTVLFDPRTAYAFEIIPKSDLSRLSLEDVPNVSYEDIGGLDSQIEQIRDAVELPFMHPDLYRTYDLLPPKGVLLYGPPGCGKTLIAKAVANSLAERAQDAGKSRSAYFLNIKGPELLNKYVGETERQIRLIFERARELADEGNPVIVFFDEMESIFRTRGSGKSSDMETTVVPQLLTELDGVEQMSNVIVIGATNREELIDPAILRPGRLDVKIRIDRPTREQARDIFKRYITEPIPMAVSRDELIDAGVEALFSPDPYVALSYSDGTENILHYSDFVSGAMIANIVSRAKKQAIKEYLQDSATNAQRKNPPGITVAHLVEAVRLERRESEDLPDTSNPDAWSRLSGKKGKRVIDIQVLDYAA is encoded by the coding sequence ATGTCCGAATCAAGCTTTGCTGAACGTCGCCCCAATCCGGAGTCGAGCACAGTGATAACCACCACTTCTGCGGAACTAAAACGCTTAAATAGAGCCTTGCGGGCGCGTAACTCAAAGCTTTCGGATTTATTACAAGCCTCACGGGACAAACTAGCTGAGCTACAAAACCAAATTGAAGCCTTGGGCCAGCCGCCCTCTACTTATGGCGTATATCTAGAGCGTTCTTCTGACGGGACCTCGGCAGAAATTTTTACCAATGGCCGCCATATGCGAGTCCCAGTTTCCCCGGCAATATCGCGTGCAGATTTAGTTCCTGGAGTAGAAGTACGCCTTGGGGCTAACCTGCAAATACTCGAAGTGGCAGATTTCATAAATACTGGATTAATGGGGACAGTTGTAGAACCACTTGATGCCAAAAGGCTAATAATTGCAGATTCCACTGGGGAACAACGCATCCTTAAATTAGCCGGTTCGCTGACTGCTCCTGGGGCTATAGAAGCTAAAGCCGGAGATACCGTACTTTTTGATCCGCGTACTGCTTATGCCTTTGAAATTATTCCAAAATCTGATCTCAGCCGGCTCTCTTTGGAAGATGTGCCAAATGTATCTTATGAAGACATCGGCGGGCTCGATTCCCAAATTGAGCAGATCCGCGATGCAGTCGAGCTCCCCTTCATGCACCCCGATCTTTATCGGACTTATGATTTACTTCCACCAAAGGGAGTGCTGCTTTATGGCCCACCTGGGTGCGGTAAAACTTTAATAGCTAAGGCCGTCGCAAATTCTCTAGCTGAACGAGCACAAGATGCTGGAAAATCTCGCTCCGCCTATTTCTTAAATATCAAAGGCCCAGAACTTTTAAATAAGTATGTGGGGGAGACTGAGCGCCAAATTCGCCTGATCTTTGAACGGGCTCGCGAACTTGCCGATGAAGGAAATCCAGTAATCGTATTCTTTGATGAGATGGAATCTATTTTCCGCACTCGAGGCAGCGGAAAATCCTCTGATATGGAAACTACAGTAGTTCCACAATTACTCACTGAGCTCGACGGGGTAGAGCAGATGTCTAATGTGATTGTGATCGGAGCTACTAACCGCGAAGAACTTATTGACCCCGCTATTTTGCGCCCCGGACGCCTTGATGTAAAGATTCGCATCGATCGTCCTACCAGGGAACAGGCCCGCGATATTTTCAAACGCTATATTACTGAACCTATCCCCATGGCGGTTTCTCGAGATGAACTTATCGATGCCGGCGTAGAGGCCCTGTTTAGCCCGGACCCTTACGTAGCCTTGAGCTATTCTGATGGCACCGAAAATATTTTGCATTATAGCGATTTCGTCTCTGGTGCCATGATTGCCAATATTGTTTCCCGCGCAAAGAAGCAAGCTATTAAAGAATATTTGCAGGATTCAGCCACCAATGCCCAAAGAAAAAATCCTCCAGGGATCACCGTGGCACATTTAGTGGAAGCAGTGCGTTTGGAACGTCGAGAAAGCGAAGACCTCCCAGATACTTCCAATCCAGATGCTTGGAGCCGATTATCTGGCAAGAAAGGCAAACGGGTAATAGACATCCAGGTTCTAGATTATGCTGCATAA